A window of the Candidatus Brocadiaceae bacterium genome harbors these coding sequences:
- a CDS encoding NAD(P)/FAD-dependent oxidoreductase produces MKGNIENFDKKKVIIIGGGPAGLTAAYELSKVDIESIVLEKDKMIGGISKTVHYKNFHFDIGGHRFFTKSKRVNDMWKAVLGDEFLRRKRLSRIYYNKKFFFYPLRPMNALLGLGLYNSFLILLSYFSAHIFPSKPEKTFEQWVSNRFGRRLYTTFFKTYTEKVWGIPCGEIRAEWATQRIKGLSLKMAIKNSLMPSRKNSKNSTVIKTLIDSFDYPKLGPGMMWDTVAESARKNGSQIYREADVEGILWDKNKVQSVEARINGKHMLFQGTDFISSMPIRELIQKFRPTVPAEVLNAANNLKYRDFLTIALIVNKRDVFPDNWIYIHDQGVRLGRIQNFKNWSPYMVPDPERTCLGLEYFCFEEDDLWSMSDQELIELGKRELETLDLVRAYDVEDGMVVRMPKAYPVYDSMYKDMLQIIRRFTNKIENLQLVGRNGMHRYNNQDHSMLTAIYAKENILGAKHALWEINEEPEYHEETIKEPVDVVIEEGVP; encoded by the coding sequence CAGCGGCATACGAACTCTCTAAAGTGGATATCGAATCAATTGTGCTTGAAAAAGACAAAATGATCGGTGGAATATCAAAGACTGTCCACTACAAAAATTTCCACTTTGATATTGGTGGACATCGGTTTTTCACCAAGAGTAAGAGAGTTAATGACATGTGGAAAGCCGTCCTTGGCGATGAATTCCTTCGTCGCAAACGACTTTCGCGCATTTATTATAATAAAAAATTCTTTTTTTATCCTCTTCGTCCAATGAATGCCCTTTTAGGATTGGGATTGTATAACAGCTTTTTAATTCTGCTCAGTTACTTTTCCGCACACATATTTCCCTCTAAACCAGAGAAAACCTTCGAACAATGGGTTTCAAATCGTTTTGGAAGACGTTTATATACAACATTCTTTAAAACGTATACAGAAAAGGTGTGGGGAATACCCTGCGGTGAAATAAGGGCTGAATGGGCGACACAAAGGATTAAAGGCCTTTCACTCAAGATGGCCATTAAAAATTCACTCATGCCATCAAGGAAAAACAGTAAAAATAGCACTGTTATCAAAACGCTCATTGATAGCTTTGATTATCCTAAGTTAGGACCTGGAATGATGTGGGATACGGTAGCGGAGAGCGCGCGGAAAAACGGATCGCAAATTTACCGCGAGGCGGATGTAGAAGGGATTCTATGGGATAAAAATAAAGTGCAATCAGTAGAAGCAAGGATAAACGGAAAGCACATGCTTTTTCAGGGAACCGATTTTATCAGTAGCATGCCCATACGAGAACTTATACAAAAATTCAGACCAACCGTACCGGCAGAAGTGCTCAATGCAGCGAATAACCTTAAATACAGAGACTTTCTAACCATTGCACTCATTGTCAATAAACGTGATGTATTTCCGGATAACTGGATATACATTCACGATCAGGGTGTCAGACTAGGAAGAATCCAGAACTTTAAGAATTGGAGTCCTTATATGGTTCCAGACCCGGAACGGACCTGTCTGGGGCTGGAATATTTTTGCTTTGAGGAGGATGATTTATGGAGTATGTCCGATCAGGAATTGATCGAATTAGGGAAAAGAGAACTAGAGACTTTGGATTTGGTTCGAGCGTATGATGTTGAGGACGGCATGGTCGTGCGTATGCCAAAAGCCTATCCAGTCTACGATTCAATGTATAAGGATATGCTCCAGATTATACGTCGGTTCACCAACAAGATTGAAAATTTACAACTTGTAGGCCGAAATGGCATGCATAGATATAACAATCAGGACCACTCCATGCTAACGGCAATATATGCAAAAGAGAATATCCTCGGCGCAAAACATGCCTTATGGGAAATAAACGAAGAGCCTGAATACCATGAAGAAACCATCAAAGAGCCTGTAGATGTTGTGATCGAAGAGGGTGTGCCCTGA